In one window of Nitrospirota bacterium DNA:
- a CDS encoding zinc ribbon domain-containing protein yields the protein MPMYDYTCLDCGKESLIVLTLKEHESTKVTCPKCGSSNMKQLFTSFVAHTTKKS from the coding sequence CTATACCTGTCTGGACTGCGGAAAAGAATCGTTGATCGTCTTGACCCTGAAGGAACATGAATCTACTAAAGTGACTTGCCCGAAATGTGGCAGCAGCAACATGAAGCAACTTTTCACGTCGTTTGTCGCCCACACGACCAAGAAAAGCTAG